TGCAATATGTTGTGGGGTAGTATCTATTTATAGAataagactattttttgtgtGGACGTCTCAAAATGAGAAATTGGAACTATTTTTCTAAGACGTAATTTAATACGATTAGTTATTCGAGGTAACCAGGgagcttagcccactggccaccaggtcctcacttaagtgaagtgacccgggttcgatccctcttgggagcgaattggagattggagatataaggtggatttgatgaatggagagataaggtggttcttggagtggatggggaactaattactaacatctaacatgactttgcccgataaaaaaaaaaagttattcgAGGTCTAGTTTTAATACGACTTGAATTCAACcataaaatttatatactccctccgtcccggccaagacgctacatttgcttttcggcacggaatttaaggagttgtaaattaatgatttaagtgtgtaataataaagtgataaagtaagagagagaaagtaataaagtgataaagtaagaaagagaaggtaataaagtgataaagtaggagagagaatgtaataaagaaatatttaattagtgttaattaagtgtttaaaattccttatttttgccaaatacagaagtgtagcatcttcgttgggacggcccgaaaaagaatatgtagcatcttgggcgggacggagggagtatatattatcaAAAGCATCCTTAACATTTATCGCAAAAGATAAATAGGCATCTAACTTCACAAATTGAGGTAAATACGTATCTCCATCTAACGAGGAgttaacatgattaaacaaatgGATATTTACCTCAATTTGTGAACTTGAAAAATATTAATCGCACAGAATATAATGTAAAAGAATTATTTGCTTTTCATTGTAAACGGTAAAAGGTATTTTTCTGatttaattcttttatattttgaaattaatctTAGTGGGATATTTTCGGTAAAGGACGTAAGAGGGATAATATCGACATAGCGCATGCCACGTTTTTAATGCACGTCTCAAAGGTGGCGCCAATGAGAGCAATGGTTGGGCAGCATAAATGCAGTGATGATAAGATTAAGTAATCCAGAGAAGCAAAGttgtaagagagagagaaaatgtggATGGGAAGCGTGTCACGGTTGCTGCTACTGTTGTCGCTCTTTGACGACGAGGTGGAGCAGCCGAACAAGTATGCAGTTGTTTTCGATGCAGGAAGCACCGGCTCCAGAGTTCACGTGTTCAAATTCGACCAGGACATGTCTCTCCTCCGCATTGGCCAAGACTATGAGCTTTACGTGGCTATCAAACCAGGTCTGAGTTCATATGAGACAGACCCCAAGGCTGGTGCTGAGTCGTTGAGGCCCCTCTTAGACCAAGCCGAAGCAGCGGTTCCCCAAGAATTGCGTTCTACTACACCTCTTCGACTCGGGGTGGCTACTATCATCATATACAATTATTCTACATCTCTCTATTACTTATTCTCGCAAGCTAGCTAAACACattcgtatatatatattatgcagGCAACGGCCGGGCTTCGCCTGCTACCAGGCACTGCTGCTGAAGACATACTGAATGCGGTATTATAGGAAGGAAATCATCAACATCCTCTTTACTTACCTACTATATAGATCTAGATCTAGACCTGTCTCACAAATATATACATTGTCTACTTTTTAGAAACTACTCCGTACATAATTTAGACAATTTTACCCTCATAACTTACACTCATTTACAtataacatactccctccgtcccgcgaatcttgagtcaatttttttcagcacgggaattaagaaaatagtatttagtgtgtagtgtggtaggtgaaaaagtgaaaatgtgaataaaggagaATTTTTTTGCCAAGAAAGGAAATgactcaaaattcgtgggacggagggagtagttattaATACTCATTTTTTTCCTTCCTTGCACAAAAAAATCAATGATTACACAAAATTTTGTATAAATCGTGCAAGCGTGTAAGGACATAATCTATGCtaatataaaaatgcattagGCACAAAGTATAAATTCCCTATTATATccctattacatattttattttaaaaataattttgtaaaattataaattatatatttataagaatatattaatttatatattagatattACATAGGATTTGTTTGATATATATCTAGATTTCATGTTATCGttatcttaatttattttttttcttgaaatcaAATCTATTTATAACTATTCaataagaaatgtgtataactaaactaattttttatcgctatattaaaaaatgtattTGTGGTTTCGCTTCATTTTTCTactaaaagaagaagaattagaTCCCAAAATTGCTATaacaatatattaattcattaaattaTATACATTAAAAATCTTTCCCCAATTTTATATTAACCATGAAAAGAAGTTTTCCAAATTTTTTGAGTATTAACTAGTTAttataaattgtgaaattatacaaatatttaactctaataatttattagtgTGAAGTTCATAGATTGTGTACAATACAATCAATAAAACGTATAATGTACGTTTTTTCCGCTACTAGTAAAATGGTTACTACTATTTCCACATTTGTATGTACATGAATAGAATTGATTTTTGTTATATGGGAAAGGCTAGAATTAGATATTGATTGGATATATGGTGTGTGTTGGAACTTGAAggtgaaagagattttcaagagcGAATCGAGCCTGAACTACAAGCCAGAATGGGTGTCTGTTCTTGATGGAACTGATGAAGGCGCTTATATGTGGGTATGTATGGATATATACAGCTGCTAATTAATTTGAATACTCCATTTGTAATGAATTGGATAGATAATTGCAGATTGCGATCAACTATCTAGAAGGCAAGTTAGGCAATAAATACTCGAAAACGGTAGGAGTAGTTGACCTCGGAGGGGGCTCGGTACAGATGGCTTATGCTCTCTCAGATGAAGCTGCGGCCAACGCCCCTGCACCTGAAAATGTCATCAATACCGGTGTTGTCGGAACTAATTATAAGCTTTATACTCACAGGTCGCTCCCACGATCCCATCCTTTCACAATTCATTAATTAGTTTCTACTATTAAATCATGATGACTTGTTGTGCACAAGCAGTTATCTCAACTATGGGCTGCTGGCGGCTCGAGCTCAGAATCTGAATCTTTCCGGTGCTGCCAATCCATGCGTCACTAATGGGTATCAAGGtacaatatattaattaattctttgATCTTGGTAATAATATgcttatataaattaaattaagcaGGGACATACTCGTATAACGGGGTTGATTATAAAGTATCAGCTCCTGGGTCGGGCACAAGCTTGATGGGATGCATAGCACAGGCACGAAAGGTGGTGAGAGTTGATGCGCCCTGCACCAACAAGCCTTGCTCCTTTGGCGGTGTTTGGAACGGCGGAGGCGGAGCTGGCTTCGACACCTTGTATGCTGCATCATACTATTACGACACAGCTGCTgaggtatatatatatctattttcATGTGTAAGTGTAAGCTGTAACCCACCTTATATATCTATATGTAGTCTGGTGTGGTGGAACCAAA
The genomic region above belongs to Salvia miltiorrhiza cultivar Shanhuang (shh) chromosome 5, IMPLAD_Smil_shh, whole genome shotgun sequence and contains:
- the LOC131026219 gene encoding apyrase-like, yielding MWMGSVSRLLLLLSLFDDEVEQPNKYAVVFDAGSTGSRVHVFKFDQDMSLLRIGQDYELYVAIKPGLSSYETDPKAGAESLRPLLDQAEAAVPQELRSTTPLRLGATAGLRLLPGTAAEDILNAVKEIFKSESSLNYKPEWVSVLDGTDEGAYMWIAINYLEGKLGNKYSKTVGVVDLGGGSVQMAYALSDEAAANAPAPENVINTGVVGTNYKLYTHSYLNYGLLAARAQNLNLSGAANPCVTNGYQGTYSYNGVDYKVSAPGSGTSLMGCIAQARKVVRVDAPCTNKPCSFGGVWNGGGGAGFDTLYAASYYYDTAAESGVVEPNANSTQVRPKAYLKAARKACSASVDNISSIFPLIEETDVPYLCMDLVYEYILLVEGFGIKPTKEITVLKNVAYKDSWIGAAWPLGCAVDLLS